One genomic segment of Ignavibacteriota bacterium includes these proteins:
- the smpB gene encoding SsrA-binding protein SmpB, producing the protein MKEESKNITHNRKARHDYAILQTLEAGIVLVGTEVKSCREHKANLVDSYAKIDSNGEVWLIGAHINEYTQGNRFNHIPNRDRKLLLNSKEIRKLDRQIMEKGNTLIPLSLYFKKGKVKVELAVAKGKKSYDKREAIAKKDLQREAERKIKL; encoded by the coding sequence ATGAAAGAAGAATCAAAAAATATTACGCATAACAGAAAAGCTCGGCACGATTATGCAATTCTTCAAACTTTGGAAGCGGGAATTGTTTTAGTTGGTACCGAAGTTAAATCTTGCAGAGAACATAAAGCAAATTTAGTAGATAGTTATGCGAAAATTGATTCTAACGGCGAAGTTTGGTTAATTGGCGCACACATTAACGAATATACACAAGGAAATAGATTTAATCACATTCCAAATAGAGATAGGAAACTTCTTTTAAATTCGAAAGAAATTAGAAAATTAGACCGACAAATAATGGAAAAAGGAAATACTTTAATTCCCTTAAGTTTATATTTCAAAAAAGGAAAAGTGAAAGTTGAGTTAGCAGTTGCAAAAGGTAAAAAATCTTATGATAAACGTGAAGCAATTGCTAAAAAAGATTTGCAGCGCGAGGCTGAAAGAAAAATAAAATTGTGA
- a CDS encoding PaaI family thioesterase, translating to MKAFQDYYSEDFSYCFGCGTKNEFGHHLKTFWDGEETVSRFSPKPEHTSLPGFVYGGLIASLIDCHSTGSGSAALYKNQNEERDNYPRCVTASLKVDYLKPTPIDCILELRGKIKEIKGRKVIVETILFANNEICAKGEVIVVQVPDDWKVK from the coding sequence ATGAAAGCTTTTCAAGATTATTATTCGGAAGATTTCAGTTATTGTTTCGGCTGCGGAACAAAAAATGAATTTGGTCACCATCTAAAAACTTTTTGGGATGGTGAAGAAACTGTAAGTCGTTTTTCTCCTAAACCTGAGCATACTTCACTTCCCGGATTTGTTTACGGCGGATTAATTGCTTCCTTGATTGATTGTCACTCAACCGGAAGCGGATCGGCTGCATTATATAAAAATCAGAACGAAGAAAGAGACAATTATCCAAGATGCGTAACCGCTTCATTAAAAGTTGATTATTTAAAACCAACACCAATTGATTGTATTTTGGAACTTCGTGGAAAAATCAAAGAAATAAAAGGAAGAAAAGTTATTGTAGAAACGATACTTTTTGCAAATAATGAAATTTGTGCAAAAGGAGAAGTAATTGTTGTTCAAGTTCCAGATGATTGGAAAGTTAAATAG
- a CDS encoding TonB-dependent receptor yields MSKINKILFLLIFFLFLQNSIFSKNSNIQIIVLDSENNKIIPNAVVKIIELNNSYTCSNEGELRIQNIEYGIYTFAIHHISYEENVSSITIDDNVNKKIVFYLIPKTIQLDPVVISDYKSYSTFDDLAELSSVLKGKNLEKQLGLTLAATLKNEAGLSMRSMGPAPSRPVIRGLGSNRVVISEDGIKTVDLSATSPDHAVTIDPFSIERIEVLRGPKVLTQTSTTIGGIVNTIRNEIPKVQHDDLIGSIGTYAESVNMGYLGSAMFEFPISNFAFRTEISKRKTDDLNTPSGILKNSDSENLNLSLAGSYFPKFGVVGISFRNFELDYGVPGGFVGAHPKGVEIEINKNQFNIVNDIKIENEKFENIEIALSRVYYRHKEFESNGAIGSEFAITNYIGKFDLNHNKIGIFRNGIFGINAEYEDFNIGGYVFTPPSTHINFATYLFENIDFEKFKFEVSGRYNFDQITPKKENPDSKIGNIKKRTFNTFSLSASVLYELSNIVYVGTNLSKSSRTPTIEELFSQGPHLAAYSYEVGNPDLKDESGFGTEVFIYHNFENLYFNLTFFRNDLSNYIIPRNTGEINYATFLQIYQTSGVEAILQGFENRIDWNICNCLKISNTVSYTEGKFKTNGYLPQIPPLKGLLEIMYKSDYLNFGITNEWALAQKNVDEFEEPTYGYFINNLFVQYSFTMNKFISNISFNLENIFNKEYRNHLSRVKSILPEAGRNFRLSNKLYFHL; encoded by the coding sequence ATGAGTAAAATAAATAAGATTTTATTTTTGCTGATATTTTTTTTGTTTTTACAAAATTCAATTTTTAGTAAAAATTCAAATATCCAAATAATTGTTTTGGATTCTGAGAATAATAAAATTATTCCAAACGCAGTTGTAAAAATAATTGAGCTTAATAATTCATATACTTGCAGCAATGAAGGCGAACTTAGAATCCAAAATATTGAATATGGAATTTATACTTTTGCAATTCATCATATCAGTTATGAAGAAAATGTTTCAAGTATTACAATTGACGATAATGTAAATAAAAAAATAGTTTTCTATCTTATTCCAAAAACAATTCAGCTTGATCCGGTTGTTATTTCTGATTATAAATCATACTCAACTTTTGATGATTTAGCGGAACTTTCAAGTGTTCTTAAAGGCAAAAACCTTGAAAAACAATTAGGGCTTACACTTGCTGCAACTTTGAAAAATGAAGCTGGTCTCTCAATGCGTTCAATGGGACCAGCTCCTTCTCGACCTGTTATTCGTGGTTTAGGTTCAAACAGAGTTGTAATTAGTGAAGATGGAATTAAAACAGTTGATTTATCCGCAACATCTCCAGATCATGCGGTTACAATTGATCCATTTTCAATTGAGCGAATTGAAGTTTTACGCGGACCAAAAGTTCTTACTCAAACATCAACCACAATTGGAGGAATTGTTAACACAATCAGAAATGAAATTCCAAAAGTGCAGCATGATGATTTAATAGGATCTATTGGAACTTACGCAGAAAGTGTAAATATGGGATATTTGGGTTCAGCTATGTTTGAATTTCCAATTTCTAATTTTGCTTTTCGCACTGAAATAAGTAAAAGAAAAACTGATGATTTAAATACGCCTTCGGGAATTTTAAAAAATTCCGATTCGGAAAATTTAAATTTAAGTCTTGCCGGAAGTTACTTCCCCAAATTTGGTGTTGTAGGAATTTCATTTAGAAATTTTGAATTGGATTACGGAGTTCCCGGCGGATTTGTTGGTGCTCATCCCAAAGGAGTTGAGATAGAAATAAATAAAAATCAATTTAATATTGTAAATGATATAAAAATTGAAAATGAAAAATTTGAAAATATTGAAATTGCTTTAAGCAGAGTTTATTATCGCCATAAAGAATTTGAATCAAACGGAGCAATCGGATCAGAATTTGCAATCACAAACTACATCGGAAAATTTGATTTGAATCATAACAAAATTGGAATTTTTAGAAATGGAATATTTGGAATTAATGCCGAGTATGAAGATTTTAATATTGGCGGATATGTGTTTACGCCGCCATCAACACACATAAATTTTGCAACATATTTATTTGAAAATATTGATTTTGAAAAGTTTAAATTTGAAGTTAGCGGAAGATATAATTTTGATCAAATTACTCCTAAAAAAGAAAACCCGGATTCAAAAATCGGAAATATTAAAAAACGAACTTTTAATACTTTTTCGTTATCAGCATCAGTTTTATATGAATTATCAAACATTGTTTACGTTGGAACAAATTTAAGCAAATCTTCCAGAACTCCAACAATTGAAGAATTATTTTCGCAAGGTCCGCATTTAGCCGCTTATTCTTATGAAGTTGGAAATCCGGATTTGAAAGATGAAAGTGGATTTGGGACGGAAGTTTTTATTTATCACAATTTTGAAAATTTATATTTCAACTTAACTTTTTTTAGAAATGATTTATCAAATTATATTATTCCGAGAAATACCGGCGAAATAAATTATGCAACATTTTTACAAATTTATCAAACCAGCGGAGTTGAAGCAATTTTACAAGGATTTGAAAATAGAATTGATTGGAATATTTGCAATTGTTTGAAAATTTCGAATACGGTTAGTTACACAGAAGGGAAGTTTAAAACGAACGGATATTTACCGCAAATTCCGCCGCTAAAAGGTTTGCTGGAAATTATGTACAAAAGTGATTATCTGAATTTTGGAATTACAAACGAATGGGCTTTGGCGCAGAAAAATGTTGATGAATTTGAAGAGCCAACTTACGGTTATTTTATTAACAATTTATTTGTTCAATATTCTTTTACAATGAATAAGTTTATCAGCAATATTTCGTTTAATTTGGAGAATATTTTTAATAAAGAATATAGAAATCATCTTTCAAGAGTAAAATCAATTCTGCCGGAAGCCGGAAGAAATTTTAGGCTTTCCAATAAATTGTATTTTCATTTGTGA
- a CDS encoding TonB-dependent receptor yields MKFLIGLFAFIIFNSFQIAQSNDSTKFINGIILDSQTNEPLPFANIGINNFSLGTSSDVDGKFSMKINSKSAELIFSYVGYKTSTIKLENLKSDEVNFIFLNPISINLQEVTVFSNSSNPSELTQLSNLSLQSERIREISSAMPDILRSVQALPGVVVNNEFKADFNVRGGNQDENLVLVNGTQVYEPYHIKEAANASVGIFNVDLMKKVEIITGGFSAKYGDKMSSVLNIEYREGNKEKYSGAASLSLAFLDGYIEGPISEKSSFIFGVRKSYMEYVLSLIDYEDIKSVKPSFYDLQGVVSYSLTLKNKLLFEFIHAGDDFSYKPERIYSTKIENEINTANYFSTLLDVKSKNILSSKTLLNFEISYYDQIDEENRLFNRFEKINYNDYDSLQTIRLTYDSLRIKTLEFKSELNYQLNSFYEIQNGFSFQNINYLQNANDFWTYIGNRNNTNPVIKDTLTRIGSYGNEKPIDVSSYKFAAYLENILSLTNSLTVNFGGRIDYFDINKDLTFSPRINTAYKFEDGTLLKAAWGYFYQSPIYAQLSSSVSSDTNTQSQKSIHYILGLEKQFNFADNYFLKLKLETYYKDYSNLISSQFGVFERLTYSRKNDAIGNSKGIDLYAILNYDFFYGWLSYGYMQANENKLNDNYGEYPRYTNQTHTISIVTNFAFGNNWNLSLKAYYGSGFPYTPKTAVKDEQTGIWDWKSGEIHSADLPAYKRVDLRISKIFVFDKFRLNSFLDVSNVFNFKNVQRYEFDNPGLSKPSSEEILLWPIIPSFGIRFEF; encoded by the coding sequence GTGAAATTTTTAATTGGATTATTTGCGTTTATAATTTTTAATAGTTTTCAAATTGCACAATCAAATGATTCTACAAAATTTATAAATGGAATTATTCTTGATTCGCAAACAAACGAACCACTTCCCTTTGCAAATATTGGAATTAATAATTTTTCACTGGGTACAAGTTCTGATGTGGATGGAAAATTTTCTATGAAAATAAATTCAAAATCAGCAGAATTAATTTTCAGCTACGTTGGTTACAAAACTTCAACAATAAAATTGGAAAATCTAAAAAGTGACGAAGTGAATTTTATTTTCCTTAATCCGATTAGTATAAATCTTCAAGAAGTTACTGTTTTTTCTAACTCGTCAAATCCAAGTGAATTAACTCAACTTAGTAATTTATCATTGCAATCCGAAAGAATAAGAGAAATTTCTTCTGCAATGCCGGATATTTTAAGATCGGTTCAAGCTCTTCCGGGAGTTGTTGTAAATAATGAATTCAAAGCTGATTTTAATGTGCGCGGCGGAAATCAAGATGAAAATTTAGTTTTAGTTAACGGAACACAAGTTTACGAACCTTACCACATTAAAGAAGCCGCAAACGCAAGTGTTGGAATTTTTAACGTAGATTTAATGAAAAAAGTCGAAATAATTACCGGAGGATTTTCTGCAAAATACGGCGATAAAATGAGCTCGGTTTTAAATATTGAATATCGTGAAGGAAATAAAGAAAAATATTCCGGAGCCGCATCTTTAAGTTTAGCTTTTTTAGACGGATATATCGAAGGACCAATTTCAGAAAAAAGTTCTTTTATTTTTGGTGTGCGAAAAAGTTATATGGAGTATGTTCTTTCTCTAATTGATTACGAAGATATTAAATCTGTAAAACCATCATTTTATGATTTGCAAGGTGTAGTTTCATATTCACTTACGCTAAAAAATAAATTACTGTTTGAGTTTATTCATGCCGGAGATGATTTTTCTTACAAACCGGAAAGAATTTATTCAACCAAAATTGAAAATGAAATTAATACTGCAAATTATTTCAGCACTTTGTTGGATGTAAAAAGTAAAAATATTTTGTCCTCAAAAACTTTACTGAATTTTGAAATTTCTTATTATGATCAGATTGATGAAGAGAATAGATTGTTTAACAGATTTGAAAAAATTAATTATAATGATTATGACAGTCTTCAAACAATTAGATTAACTTATGATAGTTTGCGAATTAAGACTCTCGAGTTCAAATCAGAATTGAATTATCAGTTAAATTCATTTTATGAAATTCAAAACGGATTCAGTTTTCAAAATATTAATTATCTACAAAACGCAAATGATTTTTGGACTTACATCGGAAATCGCAATAATACAAATCCCGTAATAAAAGATACTTTAACAAGAATTGGTTCTTATGGAAATGAAAAACCAATCGATGTTAGCTCATATAAATTTGCTGCATATTTGGAAAATATTTTAAGTTTAACAAATTCATTAACTGTAAATTTCGGCGGAAGAATTGACTATTTTGATATTAACAAAGATTTAACTTTTTCGCCAAGAATAAATACAGCTTACAAATTTGAAGACGGTACTTTGCTCAAAGCTGCATGGGGATATTTTTATCAATCACCGATTTATGCTCAACTTTCTTCTTCAGTTTCATCGGATACAAATACGCAATCGCAAAAATCAATTCATTACATTTTAGGTTTAGAAAAGCAATTTAATTTTGCTGATAATTATTTTTTAAAACTTAAACTTGAAACTTACTACAAAGATTACAGCAATTTAATTTCATCGCAATTTGGAGTTTTTGAAAGATTAACTTATTCAAGAAAAAATGATGCAATTGGAAATTCTAAAGGAATAGATTTATATGCAATTTTAAATTATGATTTTTTTTATGGCTGGCTTAGTTACGGATATATGCAAGCAAATGAAAATAAGTTAAATGATAATTATGGAGAATATCCGAGATATACAAATCAAACTCATACAATTTCTATTGTAACAAATTTTGCTTTTGGAAATAATTGGAATTTAAGTTTAAAAGCTTATTATGGAAGCGGTTTTCCTTATACACCAAAAACTGCTGTTAAAGATGAGCAAACCGGAATTTGGGATTGGAAATCCGGAGAAATTCATTCTGCAGATTTACCGGCTTACAAAAGAGTTGATTTAAGAATTAGTAAAATTTTTGTTTTTGATAAATTCAGACTTAATTCATTTTTAGATGTTAGCAATGTTTTTAATTTTAAAAATGTTCAGAGATATGAATTTGATAATCCCGGTTTAAGCAAACCAAGTTCCGAAGAAATTTTATTGTGGCCAATAATTCCATCATTTGGAATTAGATTTGAATTTTGA
- a CDS encoding MFS transporter: MLEIQKKLTNTFYSILALPATAVGFALSTQIAALSWILNKKYGLNIHEVAFVWLAGPLAGIFGQVIVGMISDNVWFLKGRRRPFIMIGGIVGSLMFLALPQIGVISKATGITSIIFIASIIALLLDLSVNVTFNPARSIIADLTPEGKKRTSGYVWMQVISGTFGVLAYFLSMVYGNETLLLIAAIFVFACSIFPILLIEEPRELPGLVETNKDSHSVLDIVKSIFPLYGFLVFGVFSLIFHFYQTELRFMHNPLLILSLVYTVIIGAWIIIKGKSAESDKNEFQKIMLAHTFTWIAFQSMFVMSGFFIDKQIIPNIDLTNVFANKFAEFLTGVMQTKDTTTGNIVSLGFLILNAVGAIFPMILSAISKKIGRVRTYTIALAFSAIGYFYIAFLGKYEGNFYLGMFLTGIGWSAVISIVFSIVTERINQNKMGLFMGIFNLAVVLPQMMSQGVANIISETQNYQLLYILCGVFIVFSVVFWLFIKEPRSTAEITSPIKGGH; the protein is encoded by the coding sequence ATGTTAGAAATCCAGAAAAAATTAACAAACACATTTTATAGTATTTTAGCTTTGCCCGCTACAGCTGTTGGCTTTGCACTATCAACACAAATCGCCGCATTGAGTTGGATACTAAATAAAAAATATGGTTTGAATATTCATGAAGTTGCGTTTGTTTGGCTTGCCGGACCACTTGCCGGTATTTTTGGACAAGTTATTGTTGGAATGATCAGTGACAATGTTTGGTTTCTAAAAGGAAGACGAAGACCATTTATAATGATTGGCGGAATTGTCGGATCATTAATGTTTTTGGCTTTACCTCAAATTGGTGTAATCTCCAAAGCTACGGGAATTACAAGCATAATTTTTATTGCATCAATTATTGCGTTACTTCTTGATTTATCCGTAAACGTAACATTCAATCCAGCAAGATCTATAATTGCAGATTTAACTCCGGAAGGGAAAAAACGAACTTCCGGATATGTTTGGATGCAAGTAATTTCGGGTACTTTCGGCGTGTTGGCATATTTTCTATCAATGGTTTACGGAAATGAAACTTTACTATTGATTGCCGCAATTTTTGTTTTTGCTTGTTCAATATTTCCAATTTTGTTGATTGAAGAACCAAGAGAATTACCCGGATTAGTTGAGACAAATAAAGATTCTCATTCAGTTTTGGATATTGTTAAATCAATTTTTCCATTATACGGATTTTTAGTTTTTGGTGTATTCAGTTTAATATTTCATTTCTATCAAACAGAATTACGATTTATGCATAATCCTTTGTTGATTCTTAGTTTGGTTTACACAGTTATTATTGGTGCTTGGATAATCATAAAGGGAAAAAGTGCAGAATCAGATAAAAATGAATTTCAAAAAATTATGCTTGCTCACACATTTACGTGGATTGCTTTTCAAAGTATGTTTGTGATGTCCGGATTTTTTATTGATAAACAAATAATTCCAAATATTGATCTTACAAATGTTTTTGCAAATAAATTTGCAGAATTTTTAACCGGTGTTATGCAGACAAAAGATACAACAACCGGCAATATTGTTTCGCTGGGATTTTTAATATTGAATGCAGTTGGTGCAATATTCCCAATGATTTTATCGGCAATTTCCAAAAAAATTGGAAGAGTTAGAACTTACACAATTGCTTTAGCTTTTAGTGCAATAGGATATTTCTATATTGCATTTTTAGGAAAATATGAAGGCAATTTTTATTTGGGTATGTTTTTAACCGGAATCGGTTGGTCGGCTGTAATTTCAATTGTTTTTTCAATTGTGACCGAAAGAATAAACCAAAATAAAATGGGTTTGTTTATGGGAATTTTCAATCTTGCAGTTGTACTTCCACAAATGATGAGCCAAGGTGTTGCAAACATTATTTCCGAAACGCAGAATTATCAATTGCTTTATATTCTTTGCGGAGTTTTTATAGTTTTCTCAGTTGTATTTTGGTTATTTATTAAAGAACCAAGATCAACGGCAGAAATTACTTCACCAATTAAAGGTGGACATTAA
- a CDS encoding DUF2141 domain-containing protein — protein sequence MKKFYFIFFLFCSSLLFSQKSVVKVKVINLENRIGNISIGLFNNPDGFPKKESGKFGVNIPIKKSFVEHTFSNLEKGNYALAIYHDENSNEKLDRSIFGWPTEDYVFSNYAEGNFGPPSFNDASFELKDSLEIVLEFK from the coding sequence ATGAAAAAATTTTATTTTATATTCTTTCTATTTTGCAGTTCACTGTTATTTTCTCAAAAAAGTGTGGTTAAAGTAAAAGTAATTAATTTAGAAAATCGAATCGGGAATATTTCAATCGGATTATTCAATAATCCGGATGGATTTCCCAAAAAGGAATCTGGAAAATTTGGTGTAAATATTCCAATTAAAAAATCTTTTGTTGAGCACACTTTTTCAAATTTGGAAAAAGGTAACTATGCTTTGGCAATTTATCATGATGAAAACTCAAATGAAAAATTAGATAGAAGTATTTTCGGATGGCCTACAGAAGATTATGTTTTTTCAAATTATGCGGAAGGGAATTTTGGTCCGCCAAGTTTTAACGATGCAAGTTTTGAACTTAAAGACTCTTTAGAAATAGTTCTGGAGTTTAAATAA
- a CDS encoding cyclomaltodextrinase N-terminal domain-containing protein: protein MKFRKIYFNLIFLANILLIAQQPKINKVEPPNWWSNHTFNKIQLMIYGENLSHANLTSLDEMIKISSIPHKNENYLFAEIEIQNSAQPKIYNFLISNKFGVDTLQYQLLEKNNSENIHQGFSTEDVVYLIFPDRFVNGDSSNDFLFNEKEEFEFKDLNGRHGGDIQGIINKLDYLQDLGITAIWSTPLVENNMYMSYHGYAATDFYRIDPRFGSNALYKNLVDEAHKRGIKIILDHVANHIGSNHEWISKPPTPTWINGTTQNHLPAEHDKVVYVDIHADKRNIEFANKGWFVNTMPDLNQTDSLLAKYIIQNTIWWIEFSGLDGIREDTYPYSDPEFMSIWAKEILTHYPKLNIVGEVWKGDPAVLAKFQTNNYFPNEFDTNLPVVTDFAIRDALYDYLDGKSGLLKIYETFGQDFVYSNPDNLLTFFDNHDTDRGMFAAKWNLEKFKKALTIVLTTRGIPQIFYGTEIGLDGGGHHGKIRAEFPGGFPKDSLNTFEEDGRNSNQNEIFNFTKKLLNLRKNNEVLIKGKFIQYFPKDNVYVYKKVLDNIEILIFLNDGNQEYQIDLSRYLSTNNFENIETKNLLNENLPEIKFDEKFILPNNSISIWEFKHKN, encoded by the coding sequence ATGAAATTTAGAAAAATTTATTTTAATCTTATCTTTTTAGCAAATATTTTACTTATCGCACAGCAGCCAAAAATTAATAAAGTAGAACCTCCAAATTGGTGGAGCAATCACACTTTTAATAAAATTCAATTAATGATTTACGGCGAAAATTTATCTCATGCAAATTTAACATCGTTAGATGAAATGATTAAAATTTCTTCCATTCCGCATAAGAATGAAAATTATTTATTTGCGGAAATAGAAATTCAAAATTCTGCACAACCAAAGATTTATAATTTTTTAATCTCCAATAAATTTGGAGTTGATACTTTACAATATCAGCTTTTAGAAAAAAATAATTCCGAAAATATTCATCAAGGATTTTCAACAGAAGATGTAGTTTATTTGATTTTCCCGGATAGATTTGTAAACGGAGATTCTTCAAATGATTTTCTTTTCAATGAAAAAGAAGAGTTCGAATTTAAAGATTTGAATGGAAGACACGGAGGTGATATTCAAGGAATAATTAATAAGTTGGATTATCTTCAAGATTTGGGAATTACTGCAATTTGGAGCACTCCGCTTGTTGAAAATAATATGTACATGAGTTATCACGGTTATGCGGCAACTGATTTCTACAGAATTGATCCCCGATTTGGAAGTAATGCACTTTACAAAAATTTGGTTGATGAAGCTCATAAAAGAGGAATTAAAATAATCTTAGATCACGTTGCAAATCATATCGGAAGCAATCATGAATGGATTTCGAAACCTCCAACTCCCACATGGATAAACGGAACTACGCAAAATCATTTACCGGCAGAGCATGATAAAGTTGTTTATGTTGATATTCATGCAGATAAACGAAATATTGAATTTGCAAATAAAGGATGGTTTGTTAATACTATGCCGGATTTGAATCAAACTGATTCTTTGCTTGCAAAATATATTATTCAAAATACAATTTGGTGGATTGAATTTTCCGGACTTGATGGAATTCGTGAAGATACTTATCCTTATTCTGATCCGGAATTTATGTCAATTTGGGCTAAAGAAATTTTAACACATTATCCAAAACTTAATATTGTTGGTGAAGTCTGGAAAGGCGATCCGGCAGTTTTAGCAAAGTTTCAAACCAATAATTATTTCCCAAATGAATTTGATACAAATCTTCCGGTAGTTACAGATTTTGCAATTCGTGATGCACTTTATGATTATTTGGATGGAAAATCCGGGTTGCTGAAAATTTATGAAACTTTCGGGCAAGATTTCGTTTATTCAAATCCCGATAATCTTCTTACATTTTTTGATAATCATGATACAGATCGCGGAATGTTTGCCGCAAAATGGAATTTGGAAAAATTCAAAAAAGCTCTAACAATTGTTTTAACAACACGCGGAATTCCGCAAATATTTTATGGAACGGAAATTGGATTAGATGGCGGCGGACATCATGGAAAAATTAGAGCAGAATTTCCCGGAGGTTTTCCAAAAGATTCATTAAATACTTTTGAGGAAGATGGAAGAAATTCCAACCAAAATGAAATTTTTAATTTCACTAAAAAACTTTTAAATCTCAGAAAAAATAATGAAGTATTAATAAAAGGGAAGTTTATACAATATTTTCCGAAAGATAATGTTTATGTGTATAAAAAGGTTTTAGATAATATTGAAATACTTATATTTTTAAATGATGGAAATCAAGAATATCAAATTGATTTATCAAGATATTTATCAACCAATAATTTTGAAAATATTGAAACAAAAAATTTGCTAAATGAAAATTTACCCGAAATAAAATTTGATGAAAAATTTATATTACCAAATAATTCAATATCCATTTGGGAATTTAAACACAAAAATTAG
- a CDS encoding tyrosine--tRNA ligase — translation MFLPVKEQLEIIKRGTSEIIPEEELVKKLEKSKSENKPLNIKLGCDPTRPDLHLGHSVVLRKLAQFQKLGHQAILIIGDFTAMIGDPSGRNATRPPLTFEEAQENAKSYWLQAKKILDPEKTKIVNNSDWLGKMSFQDVIKLASKYTVARMLERDDFTKRFHGSIPISMHELLYPLAQAMDSVAIKSDVELGGTDQKFNLLVGRDIQREYGVEAQVILTMPLLVGTDGKEKMSKSYGNYIGIDDSPKDIYGKSLSIPDELIYAYFELGTDIPANELAEIKNELSDSNTNPRDIKRTLARKFVEMYHSKEASLNAEAEFDKIFINKGIPDNVPELKLNISEIDIIDLIMKAEFAPSRGEARRLVTQGGVSIDGIKIDDLKTPIKIADGNVLKVGKRNFIKLIIA, via the coding sequence ATGTTTTTACCAGTAAAAGAACAATTAGAAATTATTAAACGCGGAACTTCAGAAATTATTCCCGAAGAAGAATTAGTTAAAAAACTTGAAAAATCTAAAAGTGAAAATAAACCATTAAATATAAAATTGGGATGCGATCCAACTCGACCAGATTTGCATTTGGGTCATTCTGTAGTTTTGAGAAAACTTGCACAATTTCAAAAATTGGGACATCAAGCAATTTTAATAATTGGTGATTTTACTGCAATGATCGGCGATCCATCCGGAAGAAATGCAACCCGTCCCCCGTTAACTTTTGAAGAAGCACAAGAAAATGCAAAAAGCTATTGGCTTCAAGCAAAGAAAATTCTCGATCCGGAAAAAACCAAAATCGTTAATAATTCAGATTGGCTTGGAAAAATGAGTTTTCAAGATGTAATAAAATTAGCATCAAAATATACAGTTGCACGAATGCTGGAAAGAGATGATTTTACAAAACGATTTCATGGAAGTATTCCAATTAGCATGCACGAACTGCTTTATCCGCTTGCTCAAGCTATGGATTCCGTTGCAATTAAAAGTGATGTTGAACTTGGCGGAACTGATCAAAAATTTAATCTTCTTGTTGGCAGAGATATTCAAAGAGAATATGGGGTTGAAGCTCAAGTAATTTTAACAATGCCGTTATTAGTCGGTACTGATGGAAAAGAAAAAATGAGCAAATCCTACGGAAATTATATTGGGATTGATGATTCTCCAAAAGATATTTATGGAAAATCTTTGTCAATTCCGGATGAATTAATTTACGCATATTTTGAACTTGGAACAGATATTCCGGCAAATGAATTGGCTGAAATAAAAAATGAACTTTCCGATTCAAATACAAATCCGAGAGATATTAAAAGAACATTAGCTCGCAAATTTGTTGAGATGTATCATTCAAAAGAAGCTTCACTAAATGCCGAAGCCGAGTTTGATAAAATTTTTATTAATAAAGGAATTCCCGATAATGTTCCAGAATTAAAATTGAATATAAGTGAAATTGATATTATTGATTTAATTATGAAAGCGGAATTTGCACCATCGCGTGGAGAAGCAAGAAGACTTGTAACTCAAGGCGGAGTTTCAATTGACGGAATTAAAATTGACGATCTAAAAACACCAATTAAAATTGCAGATGGAAATGTTTTAAAAGTTGGAAAGCGAAATTTTATAAAATTAATTATTGCATAA